In a single window of the Bacillus clarus genome:
- a CDS encoding MerR family transcriptional regulator, translating into MRIGELSKATRISERSLRHYEEKGLLPSKRLANGYRDFDESAIEKVELIQMYLQLGLNLEETARMIRCLEIEPHLYENPCSSILALYEDKLCEVTMQIALLSNIQTNLQKHVSLLKQAKEKE; encoded by the coding sequence GTGCGAATTGGGGAGTTATCAAAAGCAACTAGGATTAGTGAACGTTCACTAAGACATTATGAAGAAAAGGGATTACTCCCTTCAAAACGCCTCGCAAATGGCTACCGTGATTTTGATGAAAGTGCCATCGAAAAAGTAGAACTTATTCAGATGTATTTACAGCTCGGCCTAAATTTAGAGGAAACTGCAAGAATGATTCGTTGCTTGGAAATCGAGCCGCATTTATATGAAAATCCGTGCAGCAGTATTCTTGCACTGTACGAAGACAAACTATGTGAAGTAACAATGCAAATTGCATTACTCTCTAACATTCAAACGAATTTACAAAAACACGTTTCACTCCTAAAACAAGCAAAAGAAAAGGAATGA